One genomic segment of Aquamicrobium lusatiense includes these proteins:
- the gap gene encoding type I glyceraldehyde-3-phosphate dehydrogenase codes for MTLKVAINGFGRIGRNIVRAIYESGRKDIDVVAINDLGPVETNAHLLRYDSVHGRFPSEVKVNGDTISVGSDSFKVFAERDPSKLPWGELGVDIVLECTGIFTSKEKASAHLAGGAKRVIVSAPADGADLTVVYGVNHDKLTKDHIVISNASCTTNCLAPVAKVLNDAFGIEKGFMTTVHAYTGDQPTLDTMHKDLYRARAAAVSMIPTSTGAAKAVGLVLPELKGKLDGVSIRVPTPNVSVIDFKFVPKRNVTVEEVNAALVAAADGPLKGILAYTDEPLVSIDLNHNPASSTFALDQTKVIEGNLVRVMSWYDNEWGFSNRMADTAVALGKTIA; via the coding sequence ATGACTTTGAAGGTTGCCATCAACGGATTTGGCCGCATCGGCCGCAATATCGTGCGCGCCATTTACGAGAGCGGCCGCAAGGATATCGACGTTGTCGCCATCAACGACCTCGGCCCGGTCGAAACCAATGCGCATCTGCTGCGCTATGATTCCGTGCATGGCCGCTTCCCGAGCGAAGTGAAGGTCAATGGCGACACCATTTCGGTCGGCTCCGACTCCTTCAAGGTGTTCGCCGAGCGCGATCCGTCGAAGCTGCCGTGGGGCGAGCTTGGCGTCGACATCGTGCTGGAGTGCACCGGCATCTTCACCTCGAAGGAAAAAGCCTCGGCTCACCTCGCCGGCGGCGCCAAGCGCGTCATCGTCTCGGCCCCGGCCGATGGTGCTGACCTCACCGTCGTCTATGGCGTGAACCACGACAAGCTGACGAAGGACCACATCGTCATTTCCAACGCCTCGTGCACCACCAACTGCCTGGCCCCGGTCGCCAAGGTGCTCAACGACGCCTTTGGCATCGAGAAGGGCTTCATGACCACCGTGCACGCCTATACGGGTGACCAGCCGACGCTGGACACCATGCACAAGGATCTCTACCGCGCCCGCGCCGCCGCCGTCTCCATGATCCCGACCTCGACGGGTGCCGCCAAGGCCGTCGGCCTCGTGCTGCCTGAGCTGAAGGGCAAGCTGGACGGCGTGTCGATCCGCGTGCCGACCCCGAACGTCTCGGTCATCGACTTCAAGTTCGTGCCGAAGCGCAACGTCACCGTCGAAGAGGTCAACGCCGCACTGGTCGCTGCCGCCGATGGCCCGCTGAAAGGCATTCTCGCATATACCGACGAGCCGCTGGTCTCCATCGACCTCAACCACAACCCGGCGTCCTCGACCTTCGCGCTTGACCAGACCAAGGTCATCGAAGGCAATCTGGTGCGCGTCATGTCGTGGTACGACAACGAATGGGGCTTCTCCAACCGCATGGCCGACACGGCCGTTGCGCTGGGCAAGACCATCGCCTGA
- a CDS encoding DEAD/DEAH box helicase, translating into MVDGIAPALAEALEKRGYSELTPVQKAVLDPALGQSDALVSAQTGSGKTVAFGLALAPTLLGETERFGAAGAPLGLVVAPTRELALQVARELVWLYEFAGASIATCVGGMDMRTERRALERGAHIVVGTPGRLRDHITRGALDISGLAAVVLDEADEMLDLGFREDLEFILGSSPVERRTLMFSATVPRAIATLAKEYQRDAVRIAAAGEQKQHHDIEYRALVVSPSDRDNAIVNVLRYYEARNAIVFCNTRAAVNHLTARLNNRNFSVVAMSGELSQNERTHALQAMRDGRARVCIATDVAARGIDLPGLELVIHADLPSNPDTLLHRSGRTGRAGRKGISALIVPHPARRRCERVLQAARIEAEWARPPSADEVVARDNERMLVDPALSEPVSEGERDFVATLLDRFGPEQMAAAYLRLSRSGRSAPEYLSESGPLPAAGKARGQAGTPSKSRDDFGDSVWFSLSVGRKQNAEPRWLIPMLCRTANLTKREIGAIRMQPEETFVQISADSADAFVEALGPHMTIQGNIRVEAVEGEPDFARSAYRPQRPEKKPHRGKGGYDKGNDERPAKKKFTEAGTKPWGDKPGADKPWGSKKPAKPKFEKGAAAKPAKKPKRPKSD; encoded by the coding sequence ATGGTTGATGGTATCGCGCCCGCGCTGGCCGAAGCGCTGGAAAAGCGCGGTTATTCCGAACTGACGCCCGTGCAGAAGGCCGTGCTCGATCCGGCACTGGGGCAGTCCGACGCGCTGGTTTCCGCGCAGACCGGCTCCGGCAAGACGGTGGCCTTCGGGCTGGCGCTCGCTCCGACCCTGCTTGGCGAGACCGAGCGCTTCGGGGCGGCGGGTGCGCCGCTTGGACTGGTGGTCGCGCCGACCCGCGAGCTTGCCCTGCAGGTGGCCCGCGAACTTGTCTGGCTCTACGAATTCGCGGGCGCTTCGATCGCCACCTGTGTCGGTGGCATGGACATGCGCACCGAGCGGCGGGCGCTGGAACGCGGCGCCCATATCGTCGTCGGCACGCCCGGACGCCTGCGCGATCACATCACCCGTGGCGCCCTCGACATTTCCGGCCTTGCCGCCGTGGTGCTGGACGAGGCCGACGAGATGCTCGACCTCGGCTTCCGCGAGGATCTGGAATTCATTCTCGGCTCTTCGCCGGTCGAACGCCGCACGCTGATGTTCTCGGCCACCGTGCCGCGCGCCATCGCAACGCTGGCGAAGGAATACCAGCGCGATGCCGTGCGCATCGCCGCGGCGGGCGAGCAGAAGCAGCATCACGACATCGAATATCGCGCGCTGGTGGTGTCCCCTTCCGACCGCGACAACGCCATCGTCAACGTGCTGCGCTACTACGAGGCGCGCAACGCCATCGTGTTCTGCAACACGCGCGCGGCGGTGAACCATCTCACTGCCCGCCTGAACAACCGCAATTTCTCCGTCGTCGCCATGTCGGGCGAGTTGAGCCAGAACGAGCGCACCCATGCCTTGCAGGCCATGCGCGACGGGCGGGCACGGGTGTGCATCGCCACCGACGTGGCGGCGCGCGGCATCGACCTTCCGGGTCTCGAACTGGTGATCCATGCCGACCTGCCCTCCAATCCCGACACGCTGCTGCATCGCAGCGGCCGCACGGGCCGGGCAGGGCGCAAGGGCATCAGCGCCCTGATCGTGCCGCACCCGGCGCGCCGGCGCTGCGAGCGGGTGCTGCAGGCTGCGCGCATCGAGGCCGAATGGGCGCGGCCGCCCTCCGCCGACGAGGTTGTGGCGCGCGACAATGAGCGCATGCTGGTCGACCCGGCCCTGTCGGAGCCGGTCAGCGAGGGTGAGCGTGACTTCGTCGCCACCCTGCTCGACCGGTTCGGCCCCGAGCAGATGGCGGCGGCCTATCTGCGCCTCAGCCGCTCCGGACGCTCCGCGCCGGAATATCTTTCGGAAAGCGGGCCGCTGCCGGCCGCCGGCAAGGCACGCGGCCAAGCCGGTACTCCATCCAAATCGCGGGACGATTTCGGTGACAGCGTCTGGTTCTCGCTGTCGGTCGGCCGCAAGCAGAATGCCGAGCCGCGCTGGCTGATCCCGATGCTGTGCCGCACCGCCAATCTGACCAAGCGCGAGATCGGGGCCATCCGCATGCAGCCGGAGGAAACCTTCGTCCAGATTTCCGCTGACAGCGCCGATGCGTTCGTGGAAGCGCTGGGTCCGCATATGACCATCCAGGGCAACATCCGTGTCGAGGCGGTGGAAGGCGAACCGGATTTTGCGCGCAGCGCCTATCGTCCGCAGCGGCCGGAAAAGAAGCCGCACCGCGGCAAGGGCGGATACGACAAAGGCAATGACGAGCGTCCCGCCAAGAAGAAATTTACCGAGGCCGGTACCAAGCCGTGGGGCGATAAGCCGGGAGCTGACAAGCCATGGGGCAGCAAGAAGCCGGCCAAGCCGAAATTCGAGAAGGGCGCTGCTGCAAAGCCGGCAAAGAAGCCGAAGCGGCCGAAATCCGATTGA
- a CDS encoding class I fructose-bisphosphate aldolase, with amino-acid sequence MSERLEDIAAAMVADGKGILAADESSGTIKKRFDAINVESTENNRRDYRELMFRSEEAMTKYISGVILFDETIRQKAADGTPLVDVIRAAGSIPGIKVDAGAKPLAGFPGDTITEGLDGLRERLAEYYKLGARFAKWRAVIDINDEEAVPSGYAIDANCHALARYAALCQEAGIVPIVEPEVLMDGSHDIDTCYDVTKVTLLQLYAELNAADVVLEGTILKPNMVIAGKKSGTKNSPEEVAEKTIKLFRETVPVAVPGIAFLSGGQSDEEATANLNAINAIGPHPWKLTFSYGRALQAAPQKAWSGKVENVAAAQAAFTHRARMNSLAALGKWEASLETAG; translated from the coding sequence ATGAGCGAACGTCTTGAGGATATCGCGGCGGCCATGGTGGCCGACGGCAAGGGCATTCTTGCAGCCGATGAAAGTTCCGGAACGATCAAGAAGCGTTTCGACGCGATCAATGTCGAATCCACGGAGAACAATCGCCGGGACTATCGCGAGCTGATGTTCCGCTCGGAAGAAGCGATGACGAAGTACATCTCCGGCGTCATCCTCTTCGACGAAACGATCCGCCAGAAGGCCGCCGACGGCACGCCGCTGGTCGATGTCATCCGCGCCGCCGGTTCCATCCCAGGCATCAAGGTCGACGCCGGCGCCAAGCCGCTGGCCGGCTTCCCCGGCGACACCATCACCGAGGGCCTCGACGGCCTGCGCGAGCGTCTGGCCGAGTATTACAAGCTCGGCGCCCGCTTCGCCAAGTGGCGCGCGGTCATCGACATCAACGATGAAGAGGCCGTTCCCTCCGGCTACGCCATCGACGCCAACTGCCATGCGCTGGCCCGCTATGCGGCGCTGTGCCAGGAAGCCGGCATCGTGCCGATCGTCGAGCCGGAAGTGCTGATGGACGGCTCGCACGACATCGACACCTGCTATGACGTCACCAAGGTCACGCTGCTCCAGCTCTATGCCGAGCTGAACGCCGCCGACGTGGTTCTGGAAGGCACGATCCTCAAGCCGAACATGGTCATCGCCGGCAAGAAGTCGGGCACGAAGAACTCGCCCGAGGAAGTGGCCGAAAAGACCATCAAGCTGTTCCGCGAGACGGTTCCGGTTGCCGTTCCGGGCATCGCTTTCCTGTCGGGCGGCCAGTCGGATGAGGAGGCCACCGCCAACCTCAACGCCATCAACGCCATCGGCCCGCATCCGTGGAAGCTGACCTTCTCCTACGGCCGCGCCCTTCAGGCCGCGCCGCAGAAGGCATGGTCCGGCAAGGTGGAAAACGTCGCCGCCGCGCAGGCTGCCTTCACCCACCGCGCCCGCATGAACTCGCTGGCAGCGCTCGGCAAGTGGGAAGCCAGCCTCGAAACGGCCGGCTGA
- a CDS encoding phosphoglycerate kinase, whose translation MTAGFKTLDDIGSIAGKRVLVRVDLNVPMADGKVTDATRIERVGPTIAELSGKGAKVILLAHFGRPKGEANAEFSLEPVAKATAEVLGRAVGFAGDCIGEKAAGAIAAMKDGDVLLLENTRFHKGEEKNDPDFVKALAENGDIYVNDAFSAAHRAHASTEGLAHILPAYAGRTMQAELEALEKGLGNPVKPVVAIVGGAKVSTKINLLMNLVKKVDALVIGGGMANTFLAARGTEVGKSLAEHDLAKTAKQIMIEAAEAGCAVILPADGVVAREFKANAPNETVAIDAVPADAMILDAGAKSIEVINQWIDRAATLVWNGPLGAFEIEPFDRATVEAARHAAGRTREGRLVSVAGGGDTVAALNHAGAADDFTYVSTAGGAFLEWMEGKPLPGVEVLKR comes from the coding sequence ATGACAGCTGGCTTCAAGACGCTGGACGACATCGGCTCCATAGCCGGCAAACGGGTGCTTGTGCGCGTCGATCTCAATGTGCCCATGGCGGATGGCAAGGTTACCGACGCCACCCGCATCGAACGCGTCGGCCCGACCATTGCCGAACTGTCCGGCAAGGGCGCGAAGGTCATCCTGCTTGCCCATTTCGGCCGCCCCAAAGGTGAGGCGAACGCGGAATTCTCGCTGGAGCCGGTGGCGAAGGCTACGGCCGAAGTGCTCGGCCGCGCCGTGGGCTTCGCCGGCGACTGCATTGGCGAAAAGGCTGCGGGCGCAATTGCCGCCATGAAGGACGGCGACGTTCTGCTTCTGGAAAACACCCGTTTCCACAAGGGTGAAGAAAAGAACGATCCCGATTTCGTGAAGGCGCTGGCCGAAAACGGCGACATCTATGTCAACGACGCCTTTTCCGCCGCCCATCGCGCGCATGCCTCGACCGAGGGGCTGGCGCATATATTGCCGGCCTATGCGGGCCGCACCATGCAGGCGGAGCTGGAAGCGCTGGAAAAGGGCCTGGGCAACCCGGTCAAGCCGGTCGTCGCCATCGTTGGCGGCGCCAAGGTTTCCACCAAGATCAACCTGCTCATGAACCTCGTGAAGAAGGTCGACGCGCTGGTCATCGGCGGCGGCATGGCCAACACCTTCCTTGCCGCGCGCGGCACTGAGGTCGGCAAGTCGCTGGCCGAGCATGATCTGGCCAAAACGGCAAAGCAGATCATGATCGAGGCGGCCGAGGCCGGCTGCGCGGTCATCCTGCCCGCCGATGGCGTCGTGGCCCGTGAGTTCAAAGCAAATGCCCCGAACGAAACCGTCGCCATCGATGCCGTACCCGCCGACGCCATGATCCTCGACGCAGGCGCGAAGAGCATCGAGGTGATCAATCAGTGGATCGATCGCGCCGCAACGCTGGTCTGGAACGGCCCGCTCGGCGCCTTCGAGATCGAGCCCTTCGACCGCGCCACGGTCGAGGCCGCGCGTCATGCCGCAGGCCGCACCCGCGAGGGCAGGCTGGTCTCGGTCGCCGGCGGCGGCGACACGGTGGCCGCGCTCAACCATGCGGGGGCTGCCGACGATTTCACCTATGTCTCCACCGCGGGCGGCGCCTTCCTGGAGTGGATGGAAGGCAAGCCGCTGCCGGGCGTCGAGGTTCTGAAGCGCTGA
- the tkt gene encoding transketolase yields MPSREQHDRMANAIRFLSMDAIEKANSGHPGLPMGCADIATVLFTRYLKFDAKKPHWADRDRFILSAGHGSMLLYSLLYLTGYEDITLDEIKNFRQLGSRTAGHPEYGHAAGIETTTGPLGQGIANSVGFALGERIMNAAFGNDLVDHYTYVLAGDGCLMEGISQEAISLAGHLKLNKLIVFWDDNNISIDGPVTLSDNTDQAARFAASGWNTLKIDGHDPEAIAAAIEAARKSDRPTLIAAKTTIGFGAPTKAGTNKVHGSPLGADEIAATRKALGWSYEPFEVPAEVLDAWRAAGARGAQTRAAWEERLGKVDAGQRAEFERRMAGALPAGLDKAIADYKKKLAEDKPKVATRKSSEMALEVINGVLPETIGGSADLTGSNNTKTSQTRAITPDNYGERYIHYGIRELGMAAAMNGLALHGGVIPYGGTFMCFSDYARPAMRLASLMGIRSIFVMTHDSIGLGEDGPTHQPVEHLAALRAVPNHNVFRPADATESAECWQIALETEKTPSTLALTRQNLPAVRTTYVEENLSARGAYELAAAEGGEAAVTIFATGSEVEIALKARDLLQGHGHPARVVSAPCLDIFWQQDEAYRAATIGTAKVKVAVEAGIRQGWDAVIGTDGLFVGMTGFGASGTIEQLYAHFGITAEAVAKAAEGRLHG; encoded by the coding sequence CCTCGCGCGAACAACACGACCGGATGGCGAATGCGATCCGCTTTCTTTCCATGGATGCGATCGAGAAGGCCAATTCCGGCCATCCGGGGCTTCCGATGGGCTGCGCCGACATCGCCACGGTGCTTTTTACCCGCTACCTGAAGTTCGATGCGAAAAAGCCGCACTGGGCCGACCGCGACCGCTTCATCCTGTCGGCCGGTCACGGCTCGATGCTGCTCTACTCGCTGCTCTACCTGACCGGCTATGAGGATATCACCCTCGACGAGATCAAGAACTTCCGCCAGCTCGGTTCGCGCACGGCCGGTCACCCCGAATACGGCCATGCCGCCGGCATCGAGACGACCACCGGTCCGCTCGGCCAGGGCATCGCCAATTCGGTCGGCTTCGCGCTCGGCGAGCGCATCATGAATGCGGCCTTCGGCAACGATCTGGTCGACCACTACACCTATGTGCTGGCCGGTGACGGCTGCCTGATGGAAGGCATCAGCCAGGAAGCGATCTCGCTGGCCGGGCACCTGAAGCTCAACAAGCTGATCGTCTTCTGGGACGACAACAACATCTCCATCGACGGCCCGGTGACGCTGTCCGACAACACCGATCAGGCGGCCCGCTTCGCCGCTTCCGGCTGGAACACGCTGAAGATCGACGGCCATGATCCGGAAGCGATTGCTGCCGCCATCGAAGCCGCGCGGAAATCCGACCGCCCGACGCTGATCGCCGCCAAGACCACCATCGGCTTCGGCGCCCCGACCAAGGCCGGCACCAACAAGGTGCACGGCTCGCCGCTAGGCGCCGACGAGATCGCCGCCACCCGCAAGGCGCTCGGCTGGTCCTATGAGCCGTTCGAGGTTCCGGCCGAGGTGCTGGACGCCTGGCGCGCCGCTGGCGCGCGCGGTGCCCAGACACGTGCTGCATGGGAAGAGCGCCTCGGCAAGGTCGATGCCGGCCAGCGCGCCGAATTCGAGCGCCGCATGGCAGGCGCGCTGCCGGCCGGTCTCGACAAGGCCATCGCCGACTACAAGAAGAAACTGGCCGAGGACAAGCCGAAGGTCGCCACCCGCAAATCGTCGGAAATGGCGCTGGAGGTCATCAACGGCGTGCTGCCGGAAACCATCGGCGGCTCGGCCGACCTGACCGGCTCCAACAACACCAAGACCAGCCAGACCAGGGCGATCACGCCCGACAACTACGGCGAGCGCTACATCCATTACGGCATTCGCGAGCTTGGCATGGCGGCTGCCATGAACGGCCTTGCCCTGCATGGCGGCGTCATTCCCTATGGCGGTACCTTCATGTGCTTCTCCGACTATGCGCGCCCGGCCATGCGTCTGGCCTCGCTGATGGGCATCCGCTCCATCTTCGTCATGACCCATGACTCCATCGGCCTCGGCGAAGACGGCCCGACCCACCAGCCGGTTGAGCATCTGGCCGCCCTGCGCGCCGTCCCCAACCACAATGTGTTCCGTCCGGCCGATGCGACCGAGTCGGCCGAGTGCTGGCAGATCGCTCTGGAAACGGAAAAGACCCCGTCGACGCTGGCGCTGACCCGCCAGAACCTGCCGGCGGTGCGCACCACCTATGTGGAAGAGAACCTCTCCGCACGCGGTGCCTACGAGCTGGCCGCCGCCGAAGGCGGTGAAGCTGCGGTGACCATCTTCGCCACCGGCTCCGAGGTCGAGATCGCCCTCAAGGCCCGCGACCTGTTGCAGGGCCACGGCCATCCGGCCCGCGTCGTCTCGGCCCCCTGCCTCGACATCTTCTGGCAGCAGGACGAGGCTTACCGCGCGGCCACGATCGGCACGGCGAAGGTGAAGGTCGCGGTCGAGGCCGGCATCCGTCAGGGCTGGGACGCCGTGATCGGCACCGACGGCCTCTTCGTCGGCATGACCGGTTTTGGCGCCAGCGGCACCATCGAGCAGCTCTACGCGCATTTCGGCATCACCGCCGAGGCTGTGGCGAAGGCTGCGGAAGGCCGGCTGCACGGCTGA